From the genome of Cydia strobilella chromosome 21, ilCydStro3.1, whole genome shotgun sequence, one region includes:
- the LOC134750837 gene encoding facilitated trehalose transporter Tret1-like — MLKYTVKKYCSEGSRINQVIMASLMVLPVFSYGMAVGWLSPMGPRLINDPSLSASVSTDVVSWMASVVYLVGTPSVFLFGYIVDNYGRKRALMFTSFSMAACWGLKLYSTSTWALITARAIIGLGVSGSYVVTPLYIKEISEDSIRGTLGSLVVLSQNLGNLVVYIMGEYLSYHAVLWICLAVPLVHLLVFATMPETPSYLLKCGKVEEAREALGWLRCQSSGAVDSELKMLLIELEQNKNNQFRYAIKTLASDRIACRAFRIVLTITLARELCGCLAVLHFASKIFSEANHSGNWVLTANQQAAVLGAVQLFGSVTASTLVERTGRKPLLGVTCFVSGVSMCLLGAWFAMGGGGWLPVAALCLCIYCDAAGLQPVPFVVMTEMFSFQLRGTVTSLVIAFACALVSIELRFFHPLSELAGLHTVFFLFAGVCLVSTIYIVICVPETKMKTIDQIYARIGGKGRDGGKEDGGKEVKGCEAPDVTRL; from the exons TGGTCCTCCCAGTATTCTCGTACGGCATGGCGGTCGGCTGGCTGTCCCCGATGGGTCCGCGTCTCATCAACGACCCGAGCCTGTCCGCGTCCGTATCCACGGACGTGGTGTCGTGGATGGCGTCCGTGGTGTACCTGGTGGGCACGCCGTCCGTGTTCCTCTTTGGATACATCGTGGATAACTATGGAAGGAAGAGGGCGCTTATGTTCACTTCCTTCTCTATGGCT gcaTGTTGGGGTTTgaaattatattcaacatctACATGGGCGCTCATCACTGCGCGAGCCATTATAG GCCTGGGAGTCAGTGGCTCATACGTGGTCACCCCACTCTACATCAAGGAGATAAGCGAAGACTCCATCCGCGGGACCCTCGGAAGCTTGGTCGTCCTCAGCCAAAACCTGGGCAACCTAGTGGTGTATATCATGGGGGAATATTTAAGTTACCACGCGGTTCTTTGGATCTGTCTGGCGGTGCCGCTGGTGCATTTGTTGGTGTTCGCTACGATGCCAGAAACACCGTCGTATTTGTTAAAGTGTGGGAAGGTTGAG GAAGCTCGGGAAGCACTGGGGTGGCTACGCTGTCAGAGCTCAGGGGCAGTGGACAGCGAGCTAAAGATGCTCCTCATAGAACTAGAGCAGAACAAGAACAACCAGTTCAGATATGCCATCAAAACTCTTG CGTCAGACCGCATCGCCTGCCGCGCCTTCCGCATAGTCCTCACCATAACCCTGGCCAGAGAACTCTGCGGATGCCTAGCCGTCCTCCACTTCGCCTCGAAGATCTTCAGCGAGGCCAACCACAGCGGCAACTGG GTGCTGACAGCCAACCAGCAGGCGGCGGTGCTGGGCGCCGTGCAGCTGTTCGGGTCGGTCACGGCTTCCACTTTGGTGGAGAGGACTGGGAGGAAG CCGCTCCTAGGCGTGACATGTTTCGTGTCCGGCGTGTCCATGTGTCTCCTGGGCGCCTGGTTCGCTatgggcggcggcggctggcTGCCCGTGGCGGCGCTGTGTCTCTGCATCTACTGTGATGCGGCCGGGCTACAGCCAGTGCCGTTCGTGGTGATGACAGAGATGTTCTCCTTCCAA CTCCGCGGCACCGTAACCTCCCTAGTCATAGCCTTCGCCTGCGCCCTCGTCTCGATCGAGCTTCGCTTCTTCCACCCCCTCTCCGAACTGGCCGGTCTCCACACAGTCTTCTTTCTATTCGCCGGCGTTTGCCTTGTCAGCACCATCTACATCGTCATCTGCGTGCCAGAGACAAAGATGAAGACCATAGACCAGATATACGCTAGGATTGGCGGGAAAGGTCGAGATGGCGGAAAGGAAGATGGTGGAAAAGAAGTGAAGGGATGCGAAGCGCCTGACGTAACGCGGTTGTAG
- the LOC134751306 gene encoding facilitated trehalose transporter Tret1-like: MNHTATVRKRPTVESSARRQILTALLATIPTFTYGIQIGWLSPTRLHLKAAGVTDSDISWLAAALPLAAICGIPFFSYSSDRFGRKICIIAVSLLSCISWTIKLTTLSAPLLIAARAIAGVAAAGCFVVVPVYVKEIAEDSWRGALASLTMTVCKLGVIFVYGLGTWLPYTHNQAVYLTVAILHALVFGFMPESPNYLLKRGREKKATQTIAWLRSLNRGETSVLDEVHKLKDEHRRFDEMPRVTLCSIIRDRATFSALRVTLMLMALQTLSGCFALMNYASEVFARAGSTWDPNLLTLLMGFLQLAGSFFTTISIEKFGRKIPLACSCALVSLCMFALATYFVTHSGPRWLPVVSVCLCLLSYGAGLAPVPMVVMAEVFTYQMRARMAGASMAFSFLCSSMTVLFYTPIATAFGVHVVFYVFAAVTAWGVVYTALWVPETRGKSLQEIREYWVKPEPVHV; the protein is encoded by the exons ATGAATCATACAGCCACGGTAAGGAAGCGGCCGACTGTCGAAAGTAGTGCTAGGAGACAAATTTTAACAGCACTGTTAG CAACAATCCCTACATTCACCTACGGCATTCAAATTGGCTGGCTGTCGCCAACCCGTCTCCACCTGAAGGCTGCCGGCGTGACAGACAGCGACATCTCTTGGTTAGCGGCCGCACTACCACTCGCGGCTATATGCGGCATACCGTTTTTTAGTTACTCCAGCGATCGCTTCGGGAGGAAGATCTGTATTATCGCCGTGTCTCTTCTATCTTGT ATATCATGGACCATCAAACTAACCACCCTCTCCGCCCCATTACTGATCGCCGCACGCGCCATCGCCGGTGTAGCGGCTGCCGGGTGCTTCGTTGTGGTTCCTGTCTACGTCAAGGAGATTGCTGAGGACTCCTGGCGGGGAGCCTTAGCTTCTCTTACTATGACTGTCTGCAAG CTAGGCGTCATCTTCGTATACGGGCTGGGCACATGGTTGCCCTACACACACAACCAGGCGGTTTACTTGACCGTGGCGATCCTCCATGCGCTAGTGTTCGGCTTCATGCCGGAGTCGCCTAACTACTTGCTGAAGCGGGGTAGAGAGAAG AAAGCAACACAAACGATAGCCTGGCTTCGGAGCCTCAACAGAGGTGAAACATCCGTCCTCGATGAAGTGCACAAACTGAAAGACGAGCACAGGCGGTTCGACGAGATGCCCAGGGTCACGCTGTGCAGTATAA TACGGGACCGAGCCACCTTCTCCGCTCTCCGAGTGACGCTTATGCTGATGGCGCTCCAGACCCTCTCCGGGTGTTTCGCCCTCATGAACTACGCGTCCGAAGTGTTCGCCCGGGCTGGCTCCACGTGGGACCCTAACCTGCTAACGCTACTCATGGGCTTCTTGCAATTAGCTGGCTCTTTCTTTACGACGATATCCATCGAGAAGTTTGGGAGGAAG ATCCCACTGGCCTGCAGCTGCGCCTTGGTCTCCCTCTGCATGTTTGCCCTAGCAACCTACTTCGTAACTCACTCGGGTCCTCGATGGCTTCCCGTGGTGTCTGTGTGTCTATGCCTGCTTTCATACGGTGCTGGACTAGCGCCCGTGCCGATGGTGGTTATGGCAGAGGTGTTCACATACCAG ATGCGAGCCCGCATGGCCGGCGCGTCCATGGCGTTCTCATTCCTCTGCAGCTCCATGACCGTCCTGTTCTACACGCCCATAGCGACCGCGTTCGGTGTACACGTGGTGTTCTACGTGTTCGCGGCCGTGACGGCGTGGGGCGTGGTGTACACGGCGCTCTGGGTGCCCGAGACGAGGGGGAAGAGTCTGCAGGAGATTAGGGAGTATTGGGTCAAGCCTGAGCCCGTACATGTATaa